The following is a genomic window from Sebastes fasciatus isolate fSebFas1 chromosome 15, fSebFas1.pri, whole genome shotgun sequence.
AAGGAAATCCAATCTGGTCTGATTAAAATGCAGTCTCCTGCTAAACTCAATTTCTGGGTTAAGATTAAAGAGGATCtataatgcttattttcagattcatattttattttggttttctactagaacatgattacatgtttaaaaaacactttacttttctcatccCGGCTGTGCTGCACCTCttttttaccctctgtctgaggccctgttcagacctggcattaacatgcgtcctgagtgatcggatcacaagcgGACAGCCTTTAAAtatgtctgttcacacctggcattagaatgcgtctccacatgcgtctttaGGGGCCtcttgtgatcagatctcacttcgctgctctatatgcaaataaacacgtagtaaacacatggctaatacagcagcagaCGTCGCAACGTAATatttacatgaatgtcagtagtattatcctacatattcatgaatttgggtacatttgaTTCAAATCCAAATAGAATGTTATTGTACCTGCGGTGCCCGGGGGACCTCTGTGCCGCCGCCGCCGGCTACACTGcgtttgccaggcaacagcggggtacagagcttcagagagcctgggaggagagagagcgaacaaaaacaccaacacatctccgacagtatgataacacattcacgtacacactgTTAAAACAATGTGGCCCAGACCATCTCTGAATGTGatctgagcgatcggatctcaatgtctcctcaatgcgtcttgactGCGTTCACATCTGTACTTGGAGCTGTCCACGTGTGAttggatcactgaggacgcatgttaataccaggtctgaacaagGCCTGTAAGTTTTAAAAACTGACACAATTTCACAAGACGTAggtgtatatttttattattatttgcagctcattctttttttttacaatcaatTATTATTTCAAACATGAAACATACTAATTGGATAAATAATTCCCCAGATTACAAATCTGAGCAACACGGAGTTGAATTACATACAGCATGTGCATGATTGTTTCATCAGGTAAATAAATCCAATCATGTTTCACTTCACTATGGCTTCTTGGGCATCGCAGCGCTAAAGAGCTCATACACGACACACCCAGCCCCTGTGAAGAGACCAGACAAGTGTTACAGATGTGACGGAGATACAACACAAGCGACTAATCCTGACTTGAAACAACCCTTCGTGACGCATCGTGAAATTACAGTAATTTGTCTTTCAAAGTCAGTTACAGTAATAACATTTGGGGTCAGGTCGCTGGCATGAGATGCGTTTTTATACAAAAAGGGCAGACTGAGACATGTGGAGTGAGTCTCTGACTCATCAAAACTCAGACAAAATGCTGACACATACCGAACACAGTGAGAGCCATTGTGGCTCTGTAGAGCACAGCGTCCTTCGACCCGCCCTTCAGATGGATAGGCATACCGTTATCCTCCTGTTCAAAGAGCGGAGAATGAAGCCACACAGTTAGTAAAAAAGAGACAGCCCTATACTTCAAATGTATGTGATGGGACTTTTAGCtttatgtgtttctgtttctatgGTAATCACATTTTTGTAGAGCCCATCTCTGGTTAACCATAGCAATCAAGTGGTGGCGTACTGTACACTATGCAACGAAGCGGTGCTTGCTCTAGGATTTAGAAGCAAGGGTAGGCCATTTGTCAAAATATGGCTAAAGTTATTTCTAGCGCTATGCATGGATCAGCAAAGCCTGCCACATTGGAACGTTGATTTTGCAATGGATTTTTAATTAGCAGCTAGCAAGCATCATTAGTATAACTCCAGCCCCAGCTACAGGCGAAGGTCACTTAAACAttatagggggggggggggaacccACTGGTACTTATCTGTCAGGCTACAAACAGGATAAAATTAGATTCTGTCTCCAGAACCTGGGAATAAAGTAGACActttaacattatcattatcagtatAAACATATCTACTTATTCGTCTCACTTTAAACACTGACAAATGAAGCTTACAAATCACAAGTTTTAAAGTATGACCTAACCAAATTGGCTAGGTGTAAGTTACATTCAGATTGTGATTTCACCTCACACTACTGAAAACTGTCTCAGATATGTCattcaaaatgtcagaaagaaagTTCTTTATAACACCAGACTACTCTTGTGGCTTACAGGAGTCACATCAGCATCTGAAACACTGTTACAAAGATCATATGGGATATTGAAGTGATCACATGTTTACAGATGTCATCCAAGTCCTCAAAAAGGATCAACCCTACCTGAAAcagcttttgtttttccttcacaGAGTTATCAATCTGTCTGCGGGCACTGCTGGTAATGGTCCGCCTGGAAAGCTGCCGAAGTCCCTGTTGATACAAACACTTGTGTTGGGGAAGCTCCTTTGAAAGCATAGCTTTACAAGCTATCAATTACGTCACACCAGAAGAAGTTGAACTATAGCAAAGCTACCCTGGGGAGAAATCTAGTTTAGTTAACTAAAGCTACTTAGAAACAGTAGTACAAACTAGTTAGTAACAAATCATCAAACTGACTATGTACATGTGATATGAAattataacaaaatataatacaaaaagTCACATGCCAGCAAAAAATAACACTCAATAGAGTTTACTTCAAAGGGTGCCCACTTGTTCACTTGTTCATATAATAccctgttaaaaaaataaaatcaaaataatcattttaaattaaataatgtcCTCTGGCCTGCAAattatattctacagactttaAGAAAAcgtctttgtttggtacagatcatcgcaaaaatcacaccataatctaatattgttttaatgaaaatgagaataattatttaaaatgatcattccctctaatattgcaaatcatatcgcaatttcTGTCAAAATAGTATAATGTATTTTCCAAAATCCTGCAGCCCTAGTTTCTGTAGCACTGAACCACTTTGAAGCGAAGTGTGCTAAAAATAGTTCAGCTGTTTCAAAgcgtttttatttgtgtgtgattGGTGACATCTGCTGGCTAACCATCTGTATTGCATTTGTAATGAAAGGATTAAATGCAAGACAGTGAGAAGTCAAAGCAGAGGTCAACTCACTGCTGTCATCTTTGATTATGTAGTTCAATGAAGGTGGTGCTAAATATATAAACAACCAATGCATGTATGTCTTAATTATTCTTCTTAAATTATTTGATGACagttcttggtttttggcgaaACTTAAATCGTAGCAAAacgtgggtggatggatggtaATCCCGGTGAAAATAGCTTGTCTACCTTggcctaacgttagctaacttaCTTCTATTCAATTCTATCTAACTTTAATTAGAACTGACTTTACCTGCAACCTCAAACTCCTCACTTTTTCAtcaaaactctggtgtcttGCCTGTCTCCTCAACACTGTGGGAGGGCTTCTGACAGATtcactagtgatgggaattcaggctctttttagtggagtcccgtcacttcacaagacacgggaaacttctgttggtctggaggagctgcagcatttatttctgcacaaacgtcccctgtgcattcactagaaaCTCTCAGAGGtgaactaactcttctgcagtgtggagtgagcgcgcgttcacgtctagaggtggagcgagaacgcgagAATGCGCGCCGTGTacgagtgaaggcaagcaggcagcggagcagagacccggccacacgcgagcgcgcatatgcgagtgcgcatgggaTCCCAATCCGgcacatttatacgcttaaaaagttacaaacagtccttttaaaagggactgtttgtaactttttaagcgtataaatgtcgcgggtcggcacacatgcgtgttcgcatatgcgcgctcgcgtgtggccggagcctcgtctccgctgcctgcgaTAGGCGAAGGCGATAACGTAACatgttgaggagccccgctgctgaagcctgcactgagcaggaaaagccaacactaggatcagcattgattcatggagagacctttgtctggtcagctaacattactgccaagcagctgaaatatagagtgttattgtggttttagctgacgtgtgtcgcctcactgttttgagcgacgctcgttcaggtatattcagagtgagcaagcgtgagcccgacgctgactttcgttgatttcacggccacaggtgtcgctgttaacaagcatttcttaaagttacaaatagtccctttaagtaaaaaaacaaacaaaaaacgtCTCTCTGACGGGAGCCGGTTCTTATCGTTCACtcaaaagagccggctctttgtaCCGGCTCGTTCGTAACAACACATCACTAAGATTCACATGCAGAAATCTGTAGCAGGTTGACAAGCAGCGCGTCCCTGATACATGCCATGTCCGCAGTGCAAAGTGTGGAGTTGAAGCGAGCAAATCGATAGGCTAAACCTGCTAAAGGTCGATACCCGGTCGACTATTTAGCTTCTAGCTTTAACAACTTCAACCTCCTGACATGCTTTAATAATGCTCGACTTGTTGCTCAACCGATCACGTGACTTCAGCGCTGGTGTCCAGCTGTCAAAAAGGCTCAACTGTGTTAAAGTGAAAAACACGCAATAACAACATCATATTATATGTATTCCTTAAATTAAATAACGCAACTTCATATTATGATTTGTTCTCAACTGCTAGCGAGATGGCTAGGTGAATAAGTTAAGTTATTTATCTATAGGCACCGTTAACATTATACTTGTCATCAAGAACTATTATAGCATTAGTTAGATTAAAACATAACAACCCACTATAAACACGTTTATGACAAAAACTGGAAGTCTTTATGGTTAATATAGTAGGTCTCTCTTACCATAAGATGTCTGTACATTTTGGCACTCGTCTGTTAATGTCAAGCTCAGAGGTAACCTAAAGGCGCAGCACAAGGACAGACAGACTTCCCACAATGCCTTGGTGCGACCTGTTACATCCGGTCACGTtactgtgttatttattttaataataattatgatcatattaataatgtataataatattaaataaataagagacaaaaaaaagtagTGTTATGGTAAAAGTTATGTCTGTGATAGTGATAAATgcaataaaatcacaaactTGCACCGATACATTCACCAAGTTGTTTAATTGGACCCTACAAACCTTATAAAAACCTATAAATTTCAAATTTAAACAGTTTTTACTCAATTTACTAAATCAAGAGAACGCAATATTGTAACAGAAGATGAAGTGAAACacgggaggggtggtggtggggagaTGAACAAATGTGACACTTTTAAAGTGCATATCATTTGGTCAACGTGGAAGAAGAACGCAAGATAATCTAACACTCAGGCCAAACTGTAAAatcaatatgtaaaataattgtGCTCTAATCAGCCTGAGACACTGCCCAGAGTTTCAGAATTACAAACGCTGGatatatatagtggtataggATAACTTTTTCATCTTTAATAAGCATCAGATTGCAATTTTAAAAAGATGCCTTATGACTGGCCTTTTTATacaaccagtcagagcagaGGGTAAATAACCACACTTGTGGTAATACTAGTCATGAGTATTCTATGCCTCTCCGAGGATAAAATACTTCTTGTTGAACATCAGTGCTTGCGCTTACCATAATCAACGGCACACGAGCAATGATTTTCCCATCCTATATTCAAGGTAATCTCAAAAAACCACAGAGGTATGTCACTGAAATATAATGCTACATTCATCAGCAGGACATATTACAGTACATAATATGGACAAAAACTTGCATTAAAATACATACATCCTTCAGCAATTAAGCCATTCGCAAAGCACCGCTAAAATAAAACAGATCTCTCGATAATGTATAGATAAATAgaagataaatacattttttctgAAGACAGGAAATGACATTCTCAGCAGCTGACTTGAAGCTATatgcacagagacacagactCTAGCATCTTTCTTTTGCCTTAGTCGCCCTTCACAAAAACACAGCTTTTGATGAGACACGTAAGACAATGCTGtctttacacaaacacacaacgaTTACAGAGACCAATGTATTCACGCTAAAGTCAACAAGCAGTCCCTTCAGGGTCACCCATGCATGCATAGACAGGAAAACGTGACACGAGAACAGCTTAGTTTGGAATATCTGCACTGTTGTTGCGGGTGTCATATTTATGGTGGATGATGAGCAGAACCACGCCCAGGAAGAAGCAGATGGAGCCCACGGTGATGTAGGCGATGCCGAGGAACGGGTTCTTCCCTCCCATCCAGGAGATGGTGCTCAGGATCATCCGCTTGCGACCGTCAAAGCTGAGCACGGGGTAATCTGATGGTCACATGGTTAAAGGAAAAACGAGTGGAGGTTCTGGCTTCGTAGTTTTTAAATCACAGCTTGCACAGAATCATtaattttgacaattttttaaaatataatcatATCATATCACCATATGAATCCACTGAAAGTCAATAAGCAATTCATTTAATCGCCAAATCATTGGTTAGGTATTCTCTTTGCTTTTAAATGGTCAACAATGTCACATGACTCAATGCGGGCCACACATTTTTAGTTTAGCTATTTTAGTATAACtatgtttatttgttggttTTAGGAACTTGCAGGATGCATCTGCACATGACTCACAAGCTTCTGCACCGGGGGGTCTCTTTCCACAAAACTGGTTTACTGAGATACCCGGATCCCTCCTCTAATCCAGAACATGCTGATATAAAATTACCTGTTTTCAGTTTTGGTACTCAGCATAACTCAGTAAAGAAGTTTCTTCAAAAAGGCCCTCGCAACTAGATTCAGCACAGTACTCGCAGTATTTGACAGCAAGCTGAAAACAAGCTAAATTCAATTTGTTCAAATATttacctgttgttgttgtttaggtGTTTTGTTGTTCGCCAAGTTAAGAATTTGTGAATTTACTGCAACTATATGTGATTTAAGGATGcgttcacaagccaacatttagtttgttttaatcaaactctggtgcggttcaacTTCTGGTGAGGTTCatttgggcggttgtgaacaCAGTTATTGTACTCTGGTAAGGACCAAAACAACCGCTTGCTAGAGGTGGTCTCAGACCGTTTCAAtgcgaaccaaaacgcaggctgcttTTGCGGGGATTTgctgagatggacacaggtaaacaacGGGTTAACAGGACTTCTGCAGAGCTTAGTCCAAAGTTTACTCGACTTCCGGGCCGTAGAGatcatacagaatatgctaaataaagtccacaaaagtagtgacatttataaagtcattcaagATGAACTGGAGGAGGAGATTCGTGCGCGCAGTAGATCAGtaccgagtcaaagtgaaaacacataACAGGCCTATATCAAAGTCTGcaattccctgcatagaagtggcagctctcgagacgaaaaagataaattcgctcCTTCATACACGCCCCTCTGCAACAATTTTTTTCtttggtcaaacaaaacaaaggtaTCAATTTCACTTTGATTCAGACTAGCCAAACAGAGTATgacttgtgaaagcgccctaagatTATCTAAGAATAGTGTCTACATAATAATCTTCCCCTATGAAGCTTTATATAagctttatattttaaataaaaaccaTACTAGCCAACCCGACACACTAAGGCTAGCTCTAGTTTTGATTGTGCAGTAGAGTTCCTGGCTGTAATTCAAAAGGATACTGTAAGTGATGTCCAAGACGTATTTGCCACTGGGTAGAGTGGGGGTCGTGCTGGCCTTCTTCTGGATGATGCGATAGAGCTTGCGAAAGGTGGGCAACGCAGCCGTGCGCATCCACACGATGAAGTCCTCGTTGATAAAGCCGTTGTTCTCAGGGTCTGACGGGTCCAACTCGAACACCGGCTTCCTCCAGTTCACCGGCTTAGATGTGCCtgagaaagacaaaaaacaagttAGTCGGCGAAAACTTCAGTTGTTTTTGAGCTTCAAAAGATCCTGTGCAGTTTGCTAAAATGACCTTGGAAAGCTACAGTGAGGTTGGCGTTTCCACCGGGGTTCCTGAATTTCACATGCTTGTCTGTCCACCACGCGATTCCCTTCTTCACCAGAGGAATTGCATTTCTGGTTCCATTGGAATCAATATGATACAGCTCCAGAGTgtctgaaacaaacaaacaaacatcacaTTCAATGTTGTTCCATTAAATAAGTGCAGCTAATGAGCTAAACCGCACACTGACATCAGAGTAGAAGACTTAAGTTAAACACATGAGTAGCACTAATCCTTACACTGAGGAGAAGAATGTGGTCACCGTGTCTCACTTACCGTTGAAAAGGCTGTTAGCTATGG
Proteins encoded in this region:
- the LOC141783014 gene encoding cell cycle control protein 50A-like gives rise to the protein MMASSYNANKEEDGIHSGAANHGGGAGGVVKSKKPDNTAFKQQRLPAWQPILTAGTVLPAFFVIGLIFIPIGIGLYVTSNNIKEFEVDYTGVNIENPCYNCAKNFSWNSTTPCFCSVAFTLEQPFESNVFMYYGLSNFYQNHRRYVKSRDDSQLNGDRSALMSPSKECEPYRTGEGQQPIAPCGAIANSLFNDTLELYHIDSNGTRNAIPLVKKGIAWWTDKHVKFRNPGGNANLTVAFQGTSKPVNWRKPVFELDPSDPENNGFINEDFIVWMRTAALPTFRKLYRIIQKKASTTPTLPSGKYVLDITYNYPVLSFDGRKRMILSTISWMGGKNPFLGIAYITVGSICFFLGVVLLIIHHKYDTRNNSADIPN
- the cox7a2a gene encoding cytochrome c oxidase subunit 7A2a, producing MYRHLMGLRQLSRRTITSSARRQIDNSVKEKQKLFQEDNGMPIHLKGGSKDAVLYRATMALTVFGAGCVVYELFSAAMPKKP